One stretch of Nodularia sp. LEGE 06071 DNA includes these proteins:
- the hetF gene encoding cell division protein HetF has translation MTQEFHISVTPVGQNDYLVRTEQVAPGVPLAEELVTWPVAEWLASAGHLMNDPLKSVLQGEAIARNSVNLVALGQQFYNALFQGTLRDSWITAQGIAQNHQQILRLRLGLKDIRLARLPWEVMHAGDRPLATGPYIAFSRYQSGMMATSRVPSRNRPALPETGGVKVLMVLASPPDQVRLDLLKQEAIHLQAELHRQTARTDESGNNFPDIELTLLDQPGREELTQALEQGRYQVLHYSGHSNLGPNGGQIYLVSRRTGLTETLSGDDLAGLLVNNNIQMAVFNSCWGAYTATSDPVGDMTGERNLTESLVRQGIRGVLAMSERIPDEVALTLTQLFYRNLSQGYPVDLCVSRVRQGLISAYGSHQSYWALPILYLQQDFDGLLCPEISLSADSLNGYSHHRPLKVNPTAMYFATADDADIALPIDEMIPSGLGHDSSGLDWLGEETWGDLVDEIESDDDPHYAEDSALVSDLFRQLDQQKAANEQFLLHRGLVQPMKDNQVPEDPAAEDVAALDQQVDLWRETPETVSEVSRNFTQDRQKPPLRESSPPAPSSPRPRTRYQLRPIVGIVGASALAIAMIMGLGLWWQNRQSSFTSEIPPISTPPPFREGQPETDITKAATGIVTAQATDKLSRGDLPGGLVAVAELLNRGALSAAETSLNLVPQNQLNDPSVNFFKGRLAWQFVQIGDPKYSIDDARRYWESAVKSQPDSLLYNNSLGFAYYAENNLNRANNSWFKALDLALKQQDTDSTVLVANKRKLSEDALTSYAGLALGLYKSASNQSAVNKQRQYLNEAIKLKQMVITNDPVNFQVNELSKNWLWTEKAIENWRSLLQKKAENR, from the coding sequence GTGACCCAGGAATTTCACATTTCCGTAACCCCAGTAGGGCAGAATGACTACTTGGTGCGGACGGAACAAGTCGCGCCTGGGGTGCCATTGGCAGAAGAACTGGTAACTTGGCCTGTAGCTGAGTGGTTGGCATCTGCTGGACATTTAATGAATGATCCACTGAAATCAGTGTTGCAGGGAGAAGCCATTGCCAGAAACTCTGTGAATCTGGTGGCATTGGGACAGCAATTTTATAATGCACTGTTTCAAGGCACTCTCAGAGACAGTTGGATTACTGCTCAAGGTATTGCCCAGAATCACCAACAAATACTGCGTCTACGTTTGGGGCTAAAAGATATCAGGTTAGCACGTCTGCCGTGGGAAGTGATGCACGCAGGCGATCGCCCTTTGGCTACTGGCCCTTATATTGCTTTCTCTCGCTACCAAAGCGGAATGATGGCAACATCTCGTGTGCCATCCCGAAACAGACCAGCACTACCAGAAACTGGTGGAGTGAAAGTCTTGATGGTGCTGGCTTCCCCTCCTGATCAAGTTCGCCTAGATTTGCTCAAACAAGAAGCTATTCACCTCCAAGCGGAACTTCACCGTCAAACGGCACGAACTGATGAAAGTGGTAATAATTTTCCAGATATTGAACTGACCCTGCTAGACCAACCAGGGCGCGAAGAATTAACCCAAGCTTTAGAACAAGGAAGATACCAAGTTCTCCACTACTCTGGTCATAGTAACTTAGGTCCGAACGGTGGACAAATTTATCTTGTCAGTAGAAGAACTGGCTTAACCGAAACTCTTAGTGGTGATGATTTAGCAGGCTTGCTGGTTAACAATAATATTCAAATGGCTGTGTTTAATTCCTGTTGGGGAGCATACACTGCTACATCTGATCCCGTTGGGGATATGACGGGTGAACGTAATTTGACAGAAAGCCTGGTGAGGCAGGGCATTAGGGGCGTTTTGGCAATGTCCGAACGAATTCCCGATGAAGTAGCGCTAACGTTGACACAATTGTTTTACCGCAACCTCAGCCAGGGATATCCTGTTGATTTGTGTGTCAGTCGGGTACGTCAGGGATTAATTTCGGCTTATGGTTCTCACCAGAGTTACTGGGCGTTACCGATTTTATATCTCCAACAAGATTTTGACGGTCTTTTGTGTCCAGAAATATCTTTAAGTGCTGACTCACTCAACGGTTATAGTCATCATCGGCCTTTGAAGGTAAATCCCACTGCGATGTATTTTGCCACGGCAGATGATGCCGATATAGCTTTACCGATTGATGAGATGATTCCTTCTGGCTTAGGTCATGATTCTTCAGGGCTAGATTGGCTAGGTGAAGAGACCTGGGGCGATTTAGTGGATGAAATTGAGTCTGATGATGATCCTCACTATGCAGAAGATTCGGCTTTAGTTTCGGATTTGTTTCGTCAGCTAGATCAGCAAAAAGCCGCAAATGAGCAATTTTTGCTGCATCGGGGACTTGTGCAACCGATGAAAGACAACCAAGTTCCCGAAGATCCGGCTGCGGAAGATGTTGCGGCGCTGGATCAGCAAGTAGATTTATGGCGAGAAACGCCAGAAACTGTCAGTGAAGTTAGTCGAAATTTTACACAAGATAGGCAGAAACCTCCTTTAAGGGAGTCATCGCCACCAGCCCCATCCAGTCCTCGACCTCGTACTCGTTATCAACTGCGGCCTATTGTCGGTATTGTGGGCGCAAGTGCTTTAGCGATCGCCATGATTATGGGCTTGGGTTTGTGGTGGCAGAATCGACAATCATCATTTACATCTGAAATACCGCCAATTTCTACCCCGCCTCCATTCCGCGAAGGTCAGCCAGAAACCGACATCACAAAGGCGGCGACTGGAATTGTGACAGCCCAGGCTACAGACAAATTAAGTCGGGGCGATTTGCCTGGGGGGCTGGTAGCGGTGGCAGAATTGCTGAATCGTGGGGCGCTATCGGCTGCTGAAACTTCGCTGAATTTAGTTCCCCAAAATCAACTTAATGATCCATCTGTTAACTTTTTTAAGGGGAGATTAGCGTGGCAGTTTGTCCAGATTGGAGATCCAAAATACAGTATTGATGATGCCCGCCGTTATTGGGAAAGTGCTGTGAAATCTCAACCAGATTCGCTTTTGTATAACAATTCCTTGGGATTTGCCTACTATGCAGAAAATAATTTAAATCGTGCTAATAATTCTTGGTTTAAGGCTTTGGATTTAGCTCTTAAACAGCAAGATACAGATTCTACTGTCCTCGTAGCGAATAAGAGGAAATTGTCTGAGGACGCTTTAACTTCCTATGCTGGGTTAGCACTGGGGCTGTATAAATCGGCATCTAATCAATCTGCTGTTAATAAACAAAGACAATATCTTAATGAAGCAATTAAGTTGAAACAAATGGTGATCACTAATGATCCTGTGAATTTCCAGGTCAATGAATTGAGTAAAAATTGGTTGTGGACAGAAAAGGCAATTGAAAACTGGCGATCGCTCCTTCAGAAAAAAGCTGAGAATAGATGA